The Equus caballus isolate H_3958 breed thoroughbred chromosome 13, TB-T2T, whole genome shotgun sequence genome includes a window with the following:
- the CACNA1H gene encoding voltage-dependent T-type calcium channel subunit alpha-1H isoform X1: MTEGALAAGEVRVPLGAPAPGPAAAGASPASPGAPGREAERGSGPGTSPPESPAAERGAELGADEEQPVPYPALAATVFFCLGQTTRPRSWCLRLVCNPWFEHVSMLVIMLNCVTLGMFRPCEDVECRSERCSILEAFDDFIFAFFAVEMVIKMIALGLFGQKCYLGDTWNRLDFFIVMAGMMEYSLDGHNVSLSAIRTVRVLRPLRAINRVPSMRILVTLLLDTLPMLGNVLLLCFFVFFIFGIVGVQLWAGLLRNRCFLDSTFARNNNLTFLRPYYQTEEGEENPFICSSRRDNGMQKCSHIPSRRELRVECTLGWEAYGQPQAEGAGGAGRNACINWNQYYNVCRSGDSNPHNGAINFDNIGYAWIAIFQVITLEGWVDIMYYVMDAHSFYNFIYFILLIIVGSFFMINLCLVVIATQFSETKQRENQLMREQRARYLSNDSTLASFSEPGSCYEELLKYVGHIYRKVKRRSLRLYARWQSRWHKKVDPSSALHGQGPGRRPRRPGRRAASIHHLVYHHHHHHHHHYHFSHGSPRRPGHEPATGDTRLVRAGALPSPPSPGRGPPDTESVHSVYHADCHVEGPQERARAVHAAATAAGLKLATGLGAMNYPTILPSPAGGKGGASPGPKGKRASGPPGAGNHSPLSLSSSDPYEKIQHLVGEHGLGRSPSRLSGLSVPCPLPSPQAGTLTCELKNCPYCASALEDPEVELSDSEGGDSDSNAVYEFTQDVQHGDRRDPMQPPPAADAPGQGGPRRRAQRQAAPGEQGGLGRVWATFSGKLRRIVDSKYFNRGIMVAILTNTLSMGVEYHEQPDELTNALEISNIVFTSMFALEMLLKLLACGPLGYIRNPYNIFDGIIVIISVWEIIGQADGGLSVLRTFRLLRVLKLVRFMPALRRQLVVLMKTMDNVATFCMLLMLFIFIFSILGMHLFGCKFSLKTDTGDTVPDRKNFDSLLWAIVTVFQILTQEDWNVVLYNGMASTSSWAALYFVALMTFGNYVLFNLLVAILVEGFQAEGDANRSDTDEEKTSARLEEDFDKFRDLRATEMKMYSLAVTPNGHLEGRGSLPPPLIMRTAATPMPTPKSSPHLDVAHGLLDSRRGSSCSMDPQLGDQKSLSSLRSSPCTQLGPNSAWSSRRSSWNSLGRAPSLKRRSQCGERESLLSGEGKGSTDDEAEDSRPGAGTSPGTCATPLRRTESLDRRSTLDLRPPRPAALLPSKFHDCNGQVLALPSEFFLRIDSHKEDPAEFDDDMEDSCCSRLRKVLEPYEPEWCRRRDPWALYLFSPQNRFRLSCQKIIAHKLFDHVVLVFIFLNCITIALERPDIDPGSTERAFLSVSNYIFTAIFVAEMTVKVPACPESPGVVALGLVSGEHTYLQSSWNVLDGLLVLVSLVDIVVAMASAGGAKILGILRVLRLLRTLRPLRVISRAPGLKLVVETLISSLRPIGNIVLICCAFFIIFGILGVQVRSPACPWVSPPWEVVSGRQLHGSPRRAEGGAGGETPVSAVLPLEASRAGLGSRGSGPGLWVTGRPAQLFKGKFYYCEGADTRNISTKAECRAAHYRWVRRKYNFDNLGQALMSLFVLSSKDGWVNIMYDGLDAVGIDQQPVPNHNPWMLLYFISFLLIVSFFVLNMFVGVVVENFHKCRQHQEAEEARRREEKRRRRLERKRRSTFPNPEAQRRPYYADYSPARRSIHSLCTSHYLDLFITFIIGVNVITMSVEHYNQPKSLDEALKYCNYVFTIVFVLEAVLKLVAFGFRRFFKDRWNQLDLAIVLLSIMGITLEEIEMNAALPINPTIIRIMRVLRIARVLKLLKMATGMRALLDTVVQALPQVGNLGLLFMLLFFIYAALGVELFGRLECSEDNPCEGLSRHATFSNFGMAFLTLFRVSTGDNWNGIMKDTLRECAREDKHCLSYLPAVSPVYFVTFVLVAQFVLVNVVVAVLMKHLEESNKEAHEDAELDAELELEMAQGSPTHPQPVAQPSPGAGPDAPSLLVVRKVSVSRMLSLPNDSYMFRPVAPASAPHPHRLQEVEMETYVGSAPLGLVASAHSPPAESCAALQVPSAASSPARSSDRLHALPPHGIARSPSLSRLLCRQEAVPTDSLEGQVDSPRDSGPGWGEPGGKTPVRQASLGASLRTPPRSPRPPGIRIRRHTLGQRCVSSQPPAPSGEEAEAPDPADEEVSHITSSARSPSASPSPTPTARGVAGSEPDPHRLYGVDTQGFLDQPGRADEQRRPPVEQGSGDGRPEAGEGKARALEAELALGARRKKKMSPPCISVDPPAEEEGTARPPAAEGGSTTLRRRTPSCEAAPHRDSLEPTEGPGVDPAAKGERWGQASCRTELLTVPSFVFDAPLGVGGTGGDLFLDGGHDVSPEPRGSSSGATALPEPHRTEPPMSSGDPPEKGQGLHLQVPQSPPKKEGSPPGTPIPGDSVDEPV, from the exons GCATGCGGATCCTGGTCACGCTGCTGCTGGACACGTTGCCCATGCTCGGGAACGTCCTGCTGCTCTGCTTCTTCGTCTTCTTCATCTTCGGTATCGTGGGCGTCCAGCTCTGGGCGGGCCTGCTGCGCAACCGCTGCTTCCTGGACAGCACCTTTGCCAG GAACAACAACCTCACCTTCCTGCGGCCGTACTACCAGACGGAGGAGGGCGAGGAGAACCCCTTCATCTGCTCCTCGCGCCGGGACAACGGCATGCAGAAGTGCTCGCACATCCCCAGCCGCCGAGAGCTGCGCGTGGAGTGCACGCTGGGCTGGGAGGCATACGGGCAGCCCCAGGCTGAGGGCGCGGGCGGCGCCGGCCGCAACGCCTGCATCAACTGGAACCAGTACTACAACGTCTGCCGCTCCGGGGACTCCAACCCCCACAACGGCGCCATCAATTTCGACAACATCGGCTATGCTTGGATCGCCATCTTCCAG GTGATCACGCTGGAGGGCTGGGTGGACATCATGTACTACGTCATGGACGCACACTCCTTCTACAACTTCATCTACTTCATCTTGCTCATCATT GTGGGCTCCTTCTTCATGATCAACCTGTGTCTGGTGGTGATCGCCACGCAGTTCTCGGAGACGAAGCAGCGGGAGAACCAGCTGATGCGGGAGCAGCGTGCCCGCTATCTGTCCAACGACAGCACGCTGGCCAGCTTCTCGGAGCCAGGCAGCTGCTACGAGGAGCTGCTCAAGTACGTGGGCCACATCTACCGCAAGGTCAAGCGGCGCAGCCTGCGCCTGTACGCCCGCTGGCAGAGCCGCTGGCACAAGAAGGTGGACCCCAGCAGTGCCCTGCATGGCCAGGGTCCCGGGCGCCGGCCCCGGCGGCCAGGCCGGCGCGCAGCCTCCATCCACCACCTGgtctaccaccatcaccaccaccaccaccaccactaccacttCAGCCACGGCAGCCCGCGCCGGCCCGGCCACGAGCCGGCCACCGGAGACACCAGGCTGGTGCGGGCCGGAGCGCTGCCCTCGCCGCCCTCGCCAGGCCGAGGGCCTCCTGACACTGAGTCCGTGCACAGCGTGTACCATGCAGACTGCCACGTGGAGGGGCCGCAGGAGAGAGCCCGGGCGGTGCATGCTGCAGCCACCGCTGCCGGCCTCAAGCTGGCCACAGGCCTGGGCGCCATGAACTACCCCACCATCCTGCCGTCACCGGCGGGCGGCAAAGGCGGAGCCAGCCCCGGGCCCAAGGGGAAGCGGGCCAGCGGACCACCAGGCGCGGGAAACCACAGCCCCCTGAGCTTGAGCAGCTCTGACCCCTATGAGAAGATCCAGCATTTGGTTGGGGAACACG GCCTGGGCCGGTCCCCCAGCCGCCTGTCAGGCCTGAGCgtgccctgccccctgcccagcccccaggcGGGCACGCTGACCTGCGAGCTGAAGAACTGCCCGTACTGCGCCAGCGCCCTGGAGGACCCCGAGGTGGAGCTCAGCGACTCGGAGGGCGGAGACTCAGACAGCAACGCCGTCTACGAGTTCACACAGGACGTGCAGCACGGGGACCGCCGTGACCCCATGCAGCCACCCCCAGCAGCAGATGCGCCCGGCCAGGGTGGCCCCCGGCGGCGGGCGCAGCGGCAGGCAGCCCCTGGCGAGCAGGGCGGGCTGGGCCGGGTCTGGGCCACCTTCAGCGGCAAGCTGCGCCGGATCGTAGACAGCAAGTACTTCAACCGCGGCATCATGGTGGCCATCCTCACCAACACGCTGAGCATGGGCGTCGAGTACCACGAGCAG CCCGACGAGCTGACCAACGCCCTGGAGATCAGCAACATCGTATTCACCAGCATGTTCGCCCTCGAGATGCTGCTGAAGCTGCTGGCCTGCGGCCCACTGGGTTACATCCGGAACCCCTACAACATCTTCGACggcatcatcgtcatcatcag CGTCTGGGAGATCATCGGGCAGGCGGACGGGGGCCTGTCGGTGCTGCGGACCTTCCGGCTGCTGCGGGTGCTGAAGCTGGTGCGCTTCATGCCCGCGCTGCGGCGTCAGCTGGTGGTGCTCATGAAGACCATGGACAACGTGGCCACGTTCTGCATGCTGCTCATgctcttcatcttcatcttcag cATCCTGGGCATGCACCTCTTTGGATGCAAGTTCAGCCTAAAGACAGACACTGGAGACACGGTCCCCGACAGGAAGAACTTTGACTCCCTGCTGTGGGCTATTGTCACCGTGTTCCAG ATCCTCACCCAGGAGGACTGGAACGTCGTTCTCTACAACGGCAtggcctccacctcctcctgggccGCACTCTACTTTGTGGCCTTGATGACTTTTGGCAACTACGTGCTCTTCAACCTGCTGGTGGCCATCCTGGTGGAGGGCTTCCAGGCTGAG GGTGACGCCAACAGATCTGACACAGATGAAGAGAAGACTTCTGCTCGCTTGGAGGAGGATTTCGACAAGTTCAGAGACCTGCGGGCcacgg AGATGAAGATGTACTCGCTGGCGGTGACCCCAAATGGGCACCTGGAGGGCCGAGgcagcctgccccctcccctcatcATGCGCACGGCGGCCACGCCCATGCCCACCCCCAAGAGCTCCCCGCACCTGGACGTGGCCCACGGTCTTCTGGACTCACGGCGTGGCAGCAGCTGCTCCATGGACCCCCAGCTGGGGGACCAGAAGTCTCTG tcCAGCCTCCGCAGCTCCCCCTGCACCCAGTTGGGCCCCAACAGCGCGTGGAGCAGCCGGCGTTCAAGCTGGAACAGCCTGGGGCGTGCGCCCAGCCTCAAGCGCCGGAGCCAATGTGGGGAGCGGGAGTCGCTGCTGTCCGGCGAGGGCAAGGGCAGCACAGATGACGAGGCCGAGGACAGCAGGCCCGGGGCGGGGACCTCACCGGGGACGTGTGCCACCCCACTGCGGCGCACCGAGTCCCTGGACCGCCGCAGCACACTGGACCTGCGGCCCCCACGGCCGGCCGCCCTACTGCCCAGCAAGTTCCATGACTGCAACGGGCAGGTGCTGGCCCTGCCCAGCGAGTTCTTCCTGCGCATCGACAGCCACAAGGAGGACCCGGCCGAGTTTGACGATGACATGGAGGAT AGCTGCTGCTCGCGGCTGCGCAAGGTGCTGGAGCCGTATGAGCCCGAGTGGTGTCGCCGCCGGGATCCCTGGGCCCTGTACCTCTTCTCCCCTCAGAACAG GTTCCGCCTCTCCTGCCAGAAGATCATCGCTCACAAGCTGTTCGATCACGTGGTCCTGGTCTTCATCTTCCTCAACTGCATCACCATCGCCCTGGAGAGGCCCGACATCGACCCCGGCAGCACC GAGCGCGCCTTTCTCAGCGTTTCCAACTACATCTTCACCGCGATCTTCGTAGCTGAGATGACGGTgaaggtaccagcgtgtccagagaGCCCCGGG GTGGTGGCCCTGGGCCTGGTCTCGGGTGAGCACACCTACCTGCAGAGCAGCTGGAACGTGCTGGACGGGCTGCTGGTCCTGGTGTCCCTGGTCGACATCGTCGTGGCCATGGCTTCGGCCGGCGGCGCCAAGATTCTTGGAATCCTGCGTGTGCTGCGCCTGCTGCGGACGCTCCGGCCTCTGAG GGTCATCAGTCGCGCTCCGGGCCTCAAGCTGGTGGTGGAGACTCTGATATCGTCGCTCAGGCCCATCGGCAACATCGTCCTCATCTGCTGCGCCTTCTTCATCATCTTCGGTATTCTGGGCGTGCAGGTGCGCAGCCCGGCATGTCCGTGGGTGTCCCCGCCGTGGGAGGTGGTCTCTGGTCGGCAACTGCACGGCAGCCCCcggagggcggagggcggagcGGGCGGGGAGACCCCCGTCTCTGCCGTGCTGCCCCTGGAGGCCTCGCGTGCGGGTCTGGGGAGCCGGGGCTCAGGGCCGGGCCTCTGGGTGACCGGGCGCCCCGCCCAGCTCTTCAAGGGGAAGTTCTACTACTGCGAGGGCGCCGACACCAGGAACATCTCCACCAAGGCCGAGTGCCGGGCCGCGCACTACCGCTGGGTGCGGCGCAAGTACAACTTCGACAACCTCGGACAG GCGCTGATGTCCCTGTTCGTGCTCTCGTCCAAGGACGGCTGGGTGAACATCATGTACGACGGGCTGGACGCCGTGGGCATAGACCAGCAG CCCGTGCCCAACCACAACCCCTGGATGCTGCTCTACTTCATCTCCTTCCTGCTCATCGTCAGCTTCTTCGTGCTCAACATGTTCGTGGGCGTCGTGGTGGAGAACTTCCACAAGTGCCGGCAGCACCAGGAGGCGGAGGAGGCGCGGCGGCGCGAGGAGAAGCGGCGGCGGCGCCTGGAGAGGAAGCGCAGGA GCACTTTCCCCAACCCAG AAGCCCAGCGCAGGCCCTACTATGCCGACTACTCGCCCGCCCGTCGTTCCATCCACTCTCTGTGCACCAGCCACTACCTCGATCTCTTCATCACCTTCATCATTGGGGTCAACGTCATCACCATGTCCGTGGAGCACTACAACCAGCCCAAG TCGCTGGATGAGGCCCTCAAGTATTGCAACTACGTGTTCACCATCGTCTTCGTGCTCGAGGCCGTGCTGAAGCTGGTGGCATTTGGGTTCCGAAGGTTTTTCAAGGACAG GTGGAACCAGCTGGACCTCGCCATCGTCCTACTGTCCATCATGGGAATCACGCTGGAGGAGATTGAGATGAACGCGGCCCTGCCCATCAACCCCACCATTATTCGCATCATGCGCGTGCTGCGCATCGCCCGCG TGCTGAAGCTGCTCAAGATGGCCACGGGCATGCGGGCCCTGCTGGACACGGTGGTTCAAGCCCTGCCCCAGGTAG GCAACCTCGGCCTCCTTTTCATGCTCCTGTTTTTTATCTATGCTGCCCTGGGAGTGGAGCTGTTCGGGAGGCTCG AGTGCAGCGAGGACAACCCCTGTGAGGGCCTGAGCCGGCATGCCACCTTCTCCAACTTCGGCATGGCCTTCCTCACGCTCTTCCGTGTGTCCACGGGGGACAACTGGAATGGGATCATGAAG GACACGCTGCGGGAGTGCGCCCGCGAGGACAAGCACTGCCTCAGCTACCTGCCGGCCGTCTCGCCCGTCTACTTCGTCACCTTCGTGCTGGTGGCCCAGTTCGTGCTGGTCAACGTGGTGGTCGCCGTGCTCATGAAGCACCTGGAGGAGAGCAACAAGGAGGCCCACGAGGATGCCGAGCTGGATGCCGAGCTCGAGCTGGAGATGGCGCAGGggtcccccacccacccccagcccgtGGCCCAGCCGAGCCCGGGGGCCGGGCCAGATGCCCCCAGCCTCCTGGTCGTGCGTAAGGTGTCCGTGTCCAGGATGCTCTCGCTGCCCAATGACAGCTACATGTTCCGGCCTGTGGCACCCGCCTCGGCCCCTCACCCCCACCGGCTGCAGGAGGTGGAGATGGAAACCTACGTGGGCAGCGCCCCCTTGG GCCTGGTGGCTTCTGCGCACTCGCCGCCTGCAGAGTCCTGCGCTGCCCTGCAGGTCCCTTCGGCTGCGTCCTCCCCAGCCCGGAGTAGCGACCGTCTCCATGCCCTGCCCCCTCATGGCATAGCCCGCTCCCCCAGCCTCAGCCGGCTGCTCTGCAGACAG GAGGCCGTCCCCACCGACTCCCTGGAAGGGCAGGTCGACAGCCCCAGGGACAGCGGCCCTGGCTGGGGAGAGCCTGGTGGGAAGACCCCTGTGAGGCAGGCGTCCCTGGGGGCCTCCCTGCGGACACCACCCCGTTCCCCGCGGCCCCCTGGCATCCGCATCCGCAGGCACACTCTGGGACAGCGCTGCGTCTCCAGCCAGCCACCGGCCCCCAGTGGGGAGGAGGCCGAGGCCCCAGACCCAGCCGACGAAGAGGTCAGCCACATCACCAGCTCGGCCCGCAGCCCCTCCGCCTCGCCCTCGCCCACGCCCACTGCTCGTGGAGTGGCGGGCAGTGAGCCGGACCCGCACAGGCTTTACGGTGTCGACACCCAGGGCTTCCTGGACCAGCCAGGCCGGGCGGACGAGCAGAGGCGGCCCCCAGTGGAGCAGGGCAGTGGGGACGGCCGCCCGGAGGCCGGGGAGGGGAAGGCCCGAGCCCTGGAGGCTGAGCTGGCCCTGGGGGCGCGCAGGAAGAAGAAGATGAGCCCCCCCTGCATCTCCGTAGACCCCCCTGCAGAGGAGGAGGGCACAGCCCGGCCCCCCGCAGCGGAGGGCGGCAGCACCACCCTGCGGCGGAGGACGCCGTCCTGTGAGGCTGCGCCCCACAGGGACTCCCTGGAGCCCACAGAGGGCCCGGGGGTGGACCCTGCTGCCAAGGGGGAGCGGTGGGGCCAGGCCTCCTGCCGCACGGAGCTCCTGACTGTCCCCAGCTTTGTCTTCGACGCCCCTCTGGGCGTCGGGGGCACCGGCGGGGACCTGTTCTTGGATGGTGGTCACGATGTGTCTCCAGAGCCCAGAGGTTCCTCCTCGGGGGCCACAGCACTTCCCGAACCCCACAGAACAGAGCCTCCTATGTCCTCCGGTGACCCCCCAGAGAAGGGGCAGGGGCTGCACCTCCAAgtgccccaaagccccccaaagAAAGAGGGGTCCCCCCCAGGCACCCCCATCCCTGGTGACAGCGTGGACGAGCCCGTGTAG